One Glycocaulis abyssi DNA window includes the following coding sequences:
- the metC gene encoding cystathionine beta-lyase, with product MKRDTRIIHSGRSDEGDGLVNPAIKRASTVLAPSTSELYEPTGSRRHYGRGGIAPNKELRDAIRGLYDADHCALAPSGLASVVLAIRTALKGPGVALISDGVYGPVRRFCDEELPRLGVKPVYYDPRIGAGITSLITSDTALIALESPSSLTLEIQDAPAIASAARAAGVPTVIDDTWTAGVLMNPLEMGVDYAAQALTKYVGGHSDFLMGSVAARGEAAKRLADREKLYGLHVSPDDAFLALRGLRTLPLRLERAEAASLEIARRLEAHPKVSRVLHPALPSHPDHALYARDFSGAAGCFSFVLKGVSAREGEAIVDSLKLFGIGFSWGGYESLALSCDRQIRRTALPWKAEGALLRLSIGLEDVEDLWADLEQALARI from the coding sequence ATGAAACGCGATACGCGCATCATCCATTCTGGGCGCAGCGATGAGGGTGATGGCCTCGTCAATCCGGCAATCAAGCGCGCCTCCACCGTGCTGGCTCCTTCCACGTCAGAGCTCTATGAACCCACAGGCTCGCGGCGGCATTATGGCCGTGGCGGCATCGCTCCCAACAAGGAGCTTCGTGACGCGATTCGCGGTCTTTATGATGCGGACCACTGCGCGCTGGCCCCGTCCGGTCTGGCCTCTGTCGTGCTGGCCATCCGCACAGCCCTCAAAGGTCCGGGCGTTGCGCTCATCAGTGATGGCGTGTACGGGCCGGTGCGCCGCTTCTGCGATGAAGAACTGCCCCGCCTGGGCGTGAAGCCGGTCTATTACGATCCGCGTATCGGCGCTGGCATTACTTCGCTCATTACATCAGATACCGCCCTTATTGCGCTGGAATCGCCGAGCTCTCTGACTCTCGAAATACAGGATGCCCCCGCCATCGCCAGCGCCGCCAGGGCTGCGGGCGTGCCGACCGTGATTGATGACACGTGGACGGCGGGCGTGCTGATGAACCCGCTGGAGATGGGGGTCGACTATGCCGCGCAGGCCCTGACCAAATATGTCGGCGGGCATTCCGATTTCCTGATGGGATCGGTAGCGGCGCGCGGCGAGGCCGCTAAACGTCTTGCCGACCGCGAGAAGCTTTATGGCCTGCATGTCTCGCCCGACGATGCCTTTTTGGCACTGCGGGGACTGCGCACCCTGCCCTTGCGGCTGGAACGCGCGGAGGCGGCGTCGCTGGAAATCGCCCGGCGGCTGGAGGCGCACCCGAAGGTCAGCCGTGTCCTGCACCCGGCTTTGCCCTCACACCCGGATCACGCGCTTTACGCCCGTGATTTCTCCGGCGCAGCCGGATGCTTCTCCTTCGTGCTGAAAGGCGTCAGCGCGCGCGAGGGCGAAGCCATCGTGGACAGCCTCAAGCTTTTCGGCATCGGGTTTTCCTGGGGCGGGTATGAAAGCCTTGCCCTGTCTTGCGACCGCCAGATCAGGCGCACCGCCTTGCCTTGGAAGGCGGAAGGCGCGCTGTTGCGCCTGTCGATCGGGCTGGAGGATGTGGAAGACCTCTGGGCCGACCTGGAGCAGGCGCTGGCGCGTATCTGA
- a CDS encoding MerR family transcriptional regulator: MAKSADAYRTISEAAAEVDLPTHVLRFWETKFAQLKPVKHKGGRRLYRPQDIALLKGLRRLLYAEGYTIKGVQKYLRDHGVAEVAALSDGGEVAVPLPDNAGEGAAVPAAGSVPALQRVLAKVERAKSRLDSALAARG, translated from the coding sequence ATGGCCAAGTCCGCAGACGCATACCGCACCATCTCGGAGGCTGCCGCCGAGGTAGACCTGCCGACCCACGTGTTGCGGTTCTGGGAAACCAAGTTTGCCCAGCTCAAACCCGTCAAGCACAAGGGCGGGCGCAGGCTCTACCGGCCGCAGGATATCGCGCTGCTCAAGGGCTTGCGCCGCCTGCTTTACGCCGAAGGCTATACCATCAAGGGCGTGCAGAAATATCTGCGCGATCACGGCGTGGCCGAGGTGGCCGCGCTGTCTGATGGCGGTGAAGTGGCCGTTCCGTTGCCAGACAACGCTGGCGAAGGCGCCGCGGTGCCGGCCGCCGGATCGGTCCCGGCCCTCCAGCGCGTCCTTGCGAAGGTGGAGCGGGCCAAATCCCGTCTCGATTCCGCGCTTGCTGCACGCGGCTAG
- a CDS encoding integration host factor subunit alpha, translating to MTGKTLTRADLADAIHRDVGVSRQELAQLVEAVLDMISDTLVKGETVKLSSFGSFQLRDKNGRVGRNPKTGEEVPIDPRRVLVFKPSQVLKERIDTALSK from the coding sequence ATGACGGGCAAGACACTTACCCGCGCAGATCTGGCTGATGCGATCCACCGGGACGTTGGCGTCTCGCGCCAGGAATTGGCGCAGCTGGTAGAGGCGGTGCTCGACATGATTTCCGACACGCTGGTCAAGGGAGAGACGGTCAAGCTGTCATCCTTTGGCTCGTTCCAGCTGCGCGACAAGAATGGCCGGGTAGGGCGCAACCCCAAGACCGGTGAGGAAGTGCCGATCGATCCGCGCCGCGTGCTGGTATTCAAACCGTCCCAGGTGCTCAAAGAGCGCATCGACACCGCGCTGTCGAAATAG
- a CDS encoding beta-ketoacyl-ACP synthase III has product MTAIRSRIAGIGTYLPERVMLNAEMSSFVDTSDEWIRERTGISQRHIAAEGEFTSDLATHASRAALAHAGMDASEIDLIVLATATPDLTFPATATMVQEKLGIRHGAAFDVQAVCSGFLYALATADNFIKAGQAKNALVIGAETFSRILDWTDRTTCVLFGDGAGAMVLSSAGEGEGLIKTHLRSDGQFCDLLYVDGGPSRTKTVGHLRMQGNQVFRHAVGKIAGSMEELSELAGIPISEIDWFVPHQANQRILEGVAKRLSIPVEKVISTVGQHGNTSAASIPLAFDTAVKDGRIKRGDLVLMEALGGGFTWGAALARY; this is encoded by the coding sequence GTGACCGCAATCAGATCCCGTATCGCCGGTATCGGCACCTACCTGCCAGAGCGGGTTATGCTCAATGCCGAGATGTCGAGTTTCGTGGACACGAGCGATGAGTGGATTCGCGAACGCACCGGCATCAGCCAGCGCCATATTGCCGCCGAGGGAGAGTTCACCTCCGATCTGGCCACTCACGCATCGCGGGCAGCGCTCGCCCATGCGGGCATGGACGCCAGTGAGATCGACCTGATCGTGCTGGCGACCGCGACGCCGGACCTGACCTTTCCGGCAACCGCGACCATGGTGCAGGAGAAGCTGGGCATACGCCACGGCGCCGCGTTCGATGTTCAGGCGGTATGTTCAGGCTTCCTCTACGCGCTGGCCACGGCCGACAATTTCATCAAGGCCGGGCAGGCGAAGAACGCGCTGGTCATCGGGGCCGAGACCTTCTCGCGCATCCTCGACTGGACCGACCGGACCACATGCGTGCTCTTCGGCGACGGGGCAGGGGCGATGGTACTGTCATCGGCCGGCGAGGGCGAAGGGCTGATAAAAACCCATCTGCGCTCTGACGGGCAGTTCTGCGATCTGCTCTATGTCGATGGCGGGCCGTCACGCACCAAGACCGTTGGCCATCTGCGCATGCAGGGCAATCAGGTTTTCCGCCACGCGGTCGGCAAGATTGCCGGCTCGATGGAGGAGCTGTCGGAGCTGGCAGGTATCCCGATCAGCGAGATTGACTGGTTCGTGCCCCACCAGGCCAACCAGCGGATTCTGGAAGGCGTGGCCAAGCGCCTGTCCATCCCGGTGGAGAAAGTCATCTCCACGGTCGGGCAGCATGGCAACACGTCTGCAGCCTCCATTCCGCTGGCCTTTGACACGGCGGTGAAGGATGGCCGGATCAAGCGCGGCGATCTGGTGCTGATGGAGGCGCTGGGTGGCGGCTTCACCTGGGGTGCGGCCTTAGCAAGATATTGA
- the plsX gene encoding phosphate acyltransferase PlsX, translating into MNSELVLSLDAMGGDHAPGIVVDGAAVFLKGRRRKVRLLFHGDEAQLRPLIDAHPEVAAAAEIRHSDSQVDMSAKPSEAVRRSRGSSMWNAVQAVRDGDAQVAVSAGNTGALMAISKVCLRMKAGVHRPAIAASWPVPKGFSTVLDVGANVECTPAQLVEFAIMGEAFHRAVHREARPSVGLLNVGQEELKGNDVVRDADALIRAAGLDMNYRGYVEGDDISLGTTDVVVTDGFTGNVALKTAEGTARLVAGWMREALTSSIIAKVAASLLQLGALDQLRARMDPNNVNGGVFLGLNGVVVKSHGGTNAAGFATALRIALEMADSAFLNEIEQNLALLEAAQLRLAVAQTPEGQQESA; encoded by the coding sequence ATGAATTCAGAGCTGGTACTTTCTCTTGATGCCATGGGCGGCGATCACGCGCCGGGCATAGTCGTTGACGGCGCGGCAGTCTTCCTGAAAGGGCGGCGCAGGAAAGTGCGCCTCCTGTTCCATGGCGATGAAGCCCAATTGCGGCCGCTGATCGACGCGCACCCTGAGGTCGCTGCGGCCGCCGAGATACGCCATAGCGATAGCCAGGTTGATATGTCGGCCAAGCCATCTGAAGCGGTTCGCCGCTCGCGCGGCTCGTCGATGTGGAACGCGGTCCAGGCCGTGCGCGATGGCGATGCGCAAGTGGCCGTTTCGGCGGGCAATACCGGCGCCCTGATGGCGATCTCGAAGGTGTGCCTGCGCATGAAGGCGGGCGTGCATCGCCCGGCGATTGCGGCAAGCTGGCCGGTGCCCAAAGGCTTCTCCACGGTTCTTGATGTTGGCGCGAATGTGGAATGCACGCCCGCCCAGCTGGTGGAATTTGCGATCATGGGCGAGGCGTTTCACCGCGCCGTGCACCGTGAAGCCCGTCCGAGCGTGGGCCTGCTCAATGTCGGTCAGGAAGAGCTCAAGGGTAATGACGTCGTACGCGATGCCGACGCCCTGATCCGCGCCGCTGGGCTGGACATGAATTATCGTGGCTATGTCGAGGGCGACGACATCTCGCTTGGTACAACCGATGTCGTGGTGACGGACGGGTTTACCGGCAATGTCGCCCTGAAGACTGCCGAAGGCACGGCCCGGCTGGTAGCCGGCTGGATGCGCGAGGCGCTGACCAGCTCCATCATCGCCAAAGTCGCTGCCAGCCTCCTCCAGCTGGGGGCGCTGGACCAGCTACGGGCGCGAATGGACCCGAACAATGTCAATGGCGGCGTGTTTCTGGGCCTCAATGGCGTGGTGGTCAAAAGCCATGGCGGCACAAATGCAGCCGGGTTTGCCACTGCACTGCGTATCGCGCTGGAAATGGCCGACAGCGCCTTCTTGAATGAGATAGAGCAGAACCTGGCATTGCTTGAGGCGGCGCAGCTCCGTCTCGCAGTGGCGCAAACGCCCGAAGGGCAGCAGGAGAGCGCGTGA
- a CDS encoding ubiquinol-cytochrome C chaperone family protein, which produces MRFPLNLFRPDPVKVRARQLYDAVLAEARRPHLYAQHGVPDTVDGRFDMLVLHAALVMRRLREEGEQGRELSQALFGRLFDDMDAALREMGIGDMSVGKKIKVMAEAFYGRAAAYDAALKAGDEAQMCAALLRNLFDDAPDHADAAAALAQHAFNADRQIRAMPADELLEGRLGTLTAA; this is translated from the coding sequence ATGCGATTTCCACTGAATCTGTTCCGCCCCGACCCGGTGAAGGTACGTGCCAGGCAGCTATATGACGCCGTTCTGGCCGAGGCGCGCCGCCCCCATCTCTACGCGCAGCACGGGGTACCCGACACGGTAGACGGCCGGTTTGACATGCTCGTCCTGCACGCCGCGCTGGTGATGCGCAGGCTGCGTGAGGAGGGCGAGCAGGGGCGGGAGCTGTCACAGGCACTGTTTGGCCGGCTGTTTGACGATATGGACGCCGCCTTGCGTGAAATGGGCATTGGTGACATGAGCGTCGGCAAGAAGATCAAGGTCATGGCCGAGGCGTTCTACGGGCGGGCCGCGGCCTATGATGCGGCACTGAAAGCCGGAGATGAGGCGCAGATGTGCGCCGCGCTGCTGCGCAATCTCTTCGATGATGCGCCAGATCACGCGGATGCCGCCGCAGCGCTGGCACAGCATGCTTTCAACGCCGACCGGCAGATCAGGGCCATGCCTGCCGATGAGCTGCTTGAGGGGCGGCTGGGGACACTCACAGCGGCCTAG
- a CDS encoding outer membrane protein assembly factor BamE has translation MNRKSMQMLTVAGVTLGAMVLTACNPTLRTHGYRYTDGEVPEILVGEDSEATLLATLGSPSVRGTFEENTWYYITDTREYLAYLRPNTLARRIIAVRFDDDGVVAEVNEYDASNSRQVNYVSRTTPTRGRELTLLEQVLGNVGRLPTDQIAGQDNLPGGAGGPRRND, from the coding sequence ATGAACCGCAAATCCATGCAAATGCTGACTGTCGCCGGCGTGACGCTCGGCGCGATGGTCCTCACGGCCTGCAATCCGACACTGCGCACGCATGGCTATCGCTATACCGATGGCGAGGTGCCGGAGATTCTGGTTGGTGAGGATAGTGAGGCGACGCTGCTGGCGACGCTGGGCAGTCCGTCAGTGCGCGGCACGTTTGAAGAGAACACCTGGTATTACATCACCGATACGCGCGAATATCTCGCCTATCTGCGTCCGAACACGCTGGCCCGCCGCATCATTGCCGTGCGCTTTGATGATGATGGTGTGGTCGCCGAGGTGAATGAGTATGACGCGTCCAATTCCCGGCAGGTGAACTATGTGTCGCGGACCACGCCGACGCGCGGACGCGAGCTTACCCTGCTCGAACAGGTGCTCGGCAATGTGGGCCGTCTGCCCACCGACCAGATTGCCGGTCAGGACAATTTGCCCGGCGGCGCCGGCGGTCCGCGGCGCAACGACTAA
- a CDS encoding sodium-translocating pyrophosphatase, with the protein MSIELWLWLVIGAGILALIYGAVTVRSILSASAGNERMQEIAKAIQEGANAYLKRQYTTIAMVGAVVFVAVFFLLGWQVAVGFLIGAILSGAAGFIGMLVSVRANVRTTEASRTGLAAGLDMAFKSGAVTGMLVAGLALLSVVVYYFLLTGLMGFEPVSRTVIDSLVALGFGASLISIFARLGGGIFTKGADVGGDMVGKVEAGIPEDDPRNAATIADNVGDNVGDCAGMAADLFETYAVTVVATMVLASIFFRGLTGDIGVDTMMIYPLAIGGVCIIASIIATYFVRLSKGSRNVMGALYKGFIASAVLALVGVGAVTWSMIGFETDITTAGGVTFNGLDLFLCGVAGLLVTGAIVWITEYYTGVDFRPVKSVAKASESGHGTNVIQGLAVSLESTALPALTIIVGILVTFNLAGLFGIAIAVTTMLALAGMVVALDAFGPVTDNAGGIAEMADLDASVRETTDTLDAVGNTTKAVTKGYAIGSAGLGALVLFAAFTEDLSYFAQNPAEYPFFAGVAVDFALSNPYVVVGLFFGGLLPFLFGGMSMMAVGRAAEAVVAEVRRQFRENPGIMTFETKPDYGRAVDMLTKAAIREMIVPSLLPVLSPIVLFFVIWFVGGAELGFNEAGKAHALAAVGAMLLGVIVTGLFVAISMTSGGGAWDNAKKYIEDGNHGGKGSEAHKAAVTGDTVGDPYKDTAGPAVNPMIKITNIVALLLLAVLASAA; encoded by the coding sequence ATGAGCATTGAGCTGTGGCTATGGCTGGTCATCGGGGCCGGTATACTGGCCCTGATCTATGGCGCGGTGACCGTCCGCTCCATCCTGTCCGCCAGTGCGGGCAATGAACGCATGCAGGAAATCGCCAAGGCGATCCAGGAAGGCGCAAACGCCTATCTGAAGCGCCAATACACCACGATTGCGATGGTCGGTGCCGTCGTATTCGTTGCCGTCTTCTTCCTGCTGGGCTGGCAGGTTGCGGTCGGTTTCCTGATCGGGGCAATCCTGTCGGGTGCTGCCGGCTTTATCGGCATGCTGGTTTCGGTGCGCGCCAACGTGCGCACGACAGAGGCGTCGCGCACGGGGTTGGCCGCCGGCCTCGACATGGCGTTCAAGTCCGGGGCGGTAACAGGCATGCTCGTGGCGGGCCTCGCCCTGCTGTCAGTGGTGGTCTACTATTTCCTGCTGACCGGCCTGATGGGCTTTGAGCCGGTCAGCCGCACAGTGATCGATTCCCTCGTCGCGCTCGGCTTTGGTGCCTCCCTGATTTCGATCTTCGCCCGTCTTGGCGGCGGTATCTTCACCAAAGGCGCCGATGTCGGCGGTGACATGGTCGGCAAGGTGGAAGCAGGCATTCCGGAAGATGATCCCCGCAACGCCGCCACCATCGCGGACAATGTCGGCGACAATGTCGGTGACTGCGCCGGCATGGCTGCCGACCTGTTCGAGACCTATGCGGTGACGGTTGTGGCGACGATGGTGCTCGCCTCGATCTTCTTCCGCGGTCTGACAGGCGATATCGGTGTCGACACGATGATGATCTACCCGCTTGCCATTGGCGGCGTGTGCATCATTGCCTCCATCATCGCCACGTATTTCGTGCGCCTGTCCAAAGGCTCGCGCAATGTGATGGGCGCGCTCTACAAGGGCTTCATCGCCTCGGCGGTTCTCGCCCTTGTCGGCGTAGGCGCCGTGACATGGTCGATGATCGGCTTTGAGACCGACATCACGACGGCAGGCGGTGTCACCTTCAACGGGCTGGATCTTTTCCTGTGCGGCGTGGCGGGCCTTCTGGTCACCGGCGCAATCGTGTGGATCACCGAATACTATACCGGCGTGGATTTCCGCCCGGTGAAGTCGGTCGCCAAGGCGTCTGAATCCGGCCATGGCACGAACGTGATTCAGGGCCTGGCGGTGTCGCTTGAGTCCACCGCTCTGCCCGCGCTGACGATCATTGTCGGCATTCTGGTCACCTTCAATCTGGCGGGTCTGTTTGGCATCGCCATCGCGGTGACGACGATGCTGGCGCTGGCTGGCATGGTGGTGGCGCTCGATGCGTTCGGTCCGGTGACCGACAATGCGGGCGGTATCGCCGAGATGGCCGATCTGGACGCTTCAGTGCGTGAAACCACCGATACGCTGGACGCCGTGGGTAACACCACCAAGGCCGTCACCAAGGGCTATGCTATCGGTTCGGCGGGTCTTGGCGCGCTGGTGCTGTTTGCCGCGTTCACAGAGGATCTGAGCTACTTTGCGCAGAACCCGGCCGAGTATCCGTTCTTCGCCGGTGTGGCGGTCGATTTTGCCCTGTCCAACCCGTACGTGGTGGTGGGTCTCTTCTTCGGCGGTCTTCTGCCCTTCCTGTTTGGCGGCATGTCGATGATGGCTGTTGGCCGGGCTGCTGAAGCGGTGGTGGCCGAGGTGCGCCGCCAGTTCCGCGAAAATCCGGGCATTATGACCTTCGAAACCAAGCCCGATTACGGTCGTGCGGTGGATATGCTCACCAAGGCCGCGATCCGCGAGATGATTGTGCCGTCACTGCTTCCGGTACTGTCGCCGATCGTGCTGTTCTTCGTGATCTGGTTCGTCGGCGGGGCTGAGCTTGGCTTTAATGAAGCGGGCAAGGCGCATGCGCTGGCGGCTGTCGGTGCCATGCTTCTGGGCGTGATCGTGACCGGCCTGTTCGTCGCCATCTCGATGACCTCGGGCGGCGGTGCCTGGGACAATGCCAAGAAGTATATCGAAGACGGGAATCATGGCGGCAAGGGCTCTGAAGCCCACAAGGCTGCCGTGACCGGCGATACGGTGGGTGATCCCTACAAGGACACGGCAGGGCCTGCCGTGAACCCGATGATCAAGATCACCAATATCGTGGCGCTGCTGCTGCTCGCCGTTCTGGCGAGTGCTGCCTGA
- the thiL gene encoding thiamine-phosphate kinase: protein MSGKGEFGFIRNRLAPLAAGFKGALGLADDAAVLTVRAGRELVITADTLVEGRHFPEGTDPALVARKALRVNLSDLAAMGARPVGYMTSVVWPSSATDTLRNGFADGLASDQEIFDIALIGGDTTSADGPWVISVTAFGEVPAGKAMTRSGAKPGDCLVVSGTIGDAYLGLRIAKKEFSPSAEDRAYLLERLELPVPRLALADALHAHAGAAIDISDGLIADSRHLAVASGLSLEIDLDALPLSDAARRWLGDQDDTQAARLALASFGDDYELACAVPPARVDTFVAELRKAGLGATVVGVFAPGDKVQVFSGGAPVEYGAGGFTHF, encoded by the coding sequence ATGAGCGGGAAGGGCGAGTTCGGGTTTATCAGGAACCGCCTCGCCCCTCTGGCCGCGGGCTTCAAGGGGGCGCTTGGACTGGCAGATGATGCTGCCGTTCTGACCGTCCGTGCGGGCCGCGAGCTGGTCATTACCGCCGATACGCTGGTGGAAGGGCGCCACTTCCCTGAAGGCACGGACCCGGCATTGGTGGCACGCAAGGCCCTGCGCGTGAATCTGTCTGATCTGGCCGCGATGGGCGCAAGGCCAGTCGGCTACATGACGAGTGTGGTCTGGCCGAGCAGCGCTACCGACACGCTGCGCAACGGGTTCGCTGACGGGCTGGCGTCCGATCAGGAAATCTTCGATATCGCCCTTATCGGCGGCGACACGACCTCGGCGGATGGTCCGTGGGTGATCTCTGTCACCGCGTTTGGCGAGGTGCCTGCGGGCAAGGCCATGACCCGCTCAGGCGCGAAACCGGGTGATTGTCTGGTGGTGTCCGGCACGATTGGCGATGCGTATCTGGGGCTGAGAATCGCGAAGAAGGAATTCAGCCCTTCAGCGGAGGACCGGGCCTACCTGCTCGAACGGCTGGAACTGCCGGTTCCGCGCCTCGCACTGGCCGATGCCCTTCACGCCCATGCGGGTGCGGCCATCGATATCAGTGACGGCCTGATTGCCGACAGTCGCCATCTGGCAGTGGCAAGCGGGCTTTCACTCGAGATTGATCTTGATGCGCTGCCACTGTCGGACGCCGCGCGCCGCTGGCTGGGCGATCAGGACGACACGCAGGCCGCGCGCCTGGCGCTCGCCAGCTTTGGTGATGATTACGAGCTGGCTTGTGCGGTTCCCCCGGCGCGGGTCGACACATTTGTGGCAGAGCTCCGCAAGGCCGGTCTTGGCGCAACGGTCGTGGGGGTGTTTGCCCCCGGTGATAAGGTGCAGGTCTTTTCGGGCGGTGCGCCGGTGGAGTACGGGGCGGGCGGATTCACCCATTTTTGA
- the nusB gene encoding transcription antitermination factor NusB: protein MSETPSDQRARLRRSARLSAVQALYQMELSGTGARTVVRQFRDHRFGHDGEPGEYIEADEDFFEDLLSGVVQAQDEVDKMTASTLKEGWKLSRLDATVRAILRAGGYELLRRTDVPTRVVINEYVDIAHAFFEGPEPAFINASLDAFARAARPAADAAPES from the coding sequence ATGAGCGAGACGCCATCAGACCAGCGTGCACGCCTTCGCCGCTCCGCGCGCCTGTCGGCCGTGCAGGCGCTCTACCAGATGGAGCTGTCCGGCACCGGCGCGCGCACCGTGGTCAGGCAGTTCCGCGATCATCGCTTTGGCCATGATGGCGAGCCGGGCGAGTATATCGAGGCGGATGAAGACTTCTTTGAAGACCTGCTCTCCGGCGTCGTGCAGGCGCAGGATGAGGTGGACAAGATGACGGCCTCCACGCTGAAGGAAGGCTGGAAGCTCTCACGCCTCGACGCCACGGTGCGGGCGATCCTGCGGGCAGGGGGCTATGAGCTGCTGCGCCGGACCGATGTGCCGACCCGCGTGGTCATCAACGAATATGTCGACATCGCTCATGCCTTCTTTGAAGGCCCGGAGCCGGCCTTTATCAATGCGTCGCTGGACGCTTTTGCCAGAGCCGCCCGCCCGGCCGCAGACGCCGCGCCGGAAAGCTGA
- a CDS encoding 6,7-dimethyl-8-ribityllumazine synthase encodes MAAKPKLLIIAAPFYEDITEQLVEGATAALTEAGAGFEIIEVPGAFEIPGVIAMAEAGKQPYDGYVALGCVIRGETSHYDYVCGELARGLMDLSLKGVPLGYGILTVENIRQARVRAHVSEKNKGKDAAEAALAMIATAQRFGSR; translated from the coding sequence ATGGCTGCAAAACCGAAACTGCTCATCATTGCTGCTCCCTTCTATGAGGACATCACCGAACAGCTCGTCGAAGGGGCGACAGCCGCCCTGACCGAAGCGGGTGCAGGCTTCGAGATCATCGAAGTGCCCGGCGCATTCGAAATCCCCGGCGTGATCGCCATGGCCGAAGCGGGCAAGCAGCCCTATGACGGCTATGTGGCGCTGGGCTGCGTGATCCGCGGCGAGACCAGCCATTATGACTATGTGTGCGGCGAGTTGGCGCGCGGTCTGATGGATCTGTCGCTGAAGGGCGTACCGCTCGGCTATGGCATCCTCACCGTCGAGAACATCCGCCAGGCGCGTGTGCGCGCGCATGTCAGCGAGAAGAACAAGGGCAAGGACGCCGCCGAGGCGGCCCTTGCCATGATCGCGACCGCACAGCGCTTCGGGTCGCGCTAG
- the ribB gene encoding 3,4-dihydroxy-2-butanone-4-phosphate synthase — MSSNGFNLASAEEIIEEARNGRMFILVDAEDRENEGDLVIPAQFATPDAINFMTKHGRGLICLTLTRERAEALHLQPMTPRNRSRHTTAFTVSIEAREGITTGISAHDRARTVAVAIDPATGPEDIVSPGHIFPITARDGGVLVRAGHTEAAVDVARLAGANPSGVICEIMNEDGTMARLPELVEFAAAHNLKIGTIADLIAYRRQHDRFIERRLETSVETRHGGPFKLIVYRSLVDAVEHVALVKGDIRSGDVPLVRMHKVSFADDVLGALGGRAGLVEEAIGGLAAHEGAAVMVFIRETNPSAITERFGASPSDPPDKREARRLREYGLGAQILIDLGIRRMELLTTAPQTIVALDGYGLEIAGQQALTRSE; from the coding sequence ATGTCATCGAACGGTTTCAATCTCGCCTCCGCCGAGGAGATTATCGAGGAAGCCCGCAATGGGCGGATGTTCATTCTTGTCGATGCCGAGGACCGCGAAAACGAAGGCGATCTGGTGATCCCCGCGCAGTTCGCCACCCCTGATGCCATCAACTTCATGACCAAGCACGGGCGTGGCCTGATCTGCCTGACCCTGACCCGCGAGCGCGCGGAGGCACTTCACCTCCAGCCGATGACGCCGCGCAACCGCTCGCGGCACACGACAGCTTTCACCGTGTCCATCGAGGCGCGCGAAGGGATCACCACCGGAATCTCCGCCCATGACCGCGCGCGCACGGTTGCGGTGGCCATTGATCCGGCGACCGGGCCGGAAGATATCGTCAGTCCGGGCCATATCTTTCCGATCACGGCGCGCGATGGCGGTGTACTGGTGCGCGCTGGCCATACTGAGGCTGCGGTAGATGTCGCCCGTCTTGCCGGTGCCAACCCGTCCGGCGTGATCTGCGAGATCATGAATGAGGACGGGACGATGGCCCGGCTGCCGGAGCTGGTCGAATTTGCCGCCGCGCATAATCTCAAGATCGGCACGATTGCTGACCTGATCGCCTATCGCCGCCAGCATGACCGCTTTATCGAGCGGCGGCTGGAAACAAGTGTGGAAACCCGCCATGGCGGGCCGTTCAAATTGATCGTCTACCGCTCGCTGGTGGACGCGGTTGAGCACGTCGCGCTGGTGAAGGGCGATATCCGGTCCGGCGATGTGCCGCTGGTGCGCATGCACAAGGTCAGCTTTGCGGACGACGTGCTGGGCGCGCTGGGCGGCCGGGCAGGGCTGGTCGAAGAAGCGATTGGCGGTCTTGCGGCCCATGAGGGAGCCGCCGTGATGGTATTCATTCGCGAAACCAACCCCTCGGCGATCACCGAACGCTTTGGTGCGAGCCCGTCTGACCCGCCTGATAAGCGCGAGGCGCGGCGTTTGCGCGAATACGGGCTGGGTGCGCAGATCCTGATTGATCTGGGTATACGCCGCATGGAATTGCTCACCACCGCGCCGCAGACCATTGTGGCGCTGGACGGGTACGGGCTGGAAATTGCCGGTCAGCAGGCGCTGACCAGATCAGAATAA